The following proteins are encoded in a genomic region of Triticum dicoccoides isolate Atlit2015 ecotype Zavitan chromosome 1B, WEW_v2.0, whole genome shotgun sequence:
- the LOC119310614 gene encoding transcription factor LATE FLOWERING-like, which translates to MDAFGWSTQPPVTTVPSCPSDDALLAAFLGAGSFEELRSAGAGDGTVSSDAYHGSLDLPPCQNDLSLLRCQDGVALPGPGHGDTPSNVFLDSAGCFLPAIAGQHDGLHDRFAFVPDDPAHAAGSNTAFSGYSTTTGGGGGGNVSSGESNTYGGGGHDTEVASPPCAVSRRAQQISQVAPPPTKGNKMPEKLPAAAATTVEARERWGTNRAPAPTTSITFGNSGGRRGYEPDTEAIAQVKEMIYRAAAMRPLPSLTDAAAGETPHEPSSSKPRRRKNVRISSDPQTVAARLRREKVSERLRALQRLVPGGSKMDTASMLDEAASYLKFLKSQVAALESLGGGGAGGDDDGRYSSVQRYTGRNFNPSSRGIGGAGGTVLSFGRDGVAGYVRSSRNMNMQL; encoded by the coding sequence ATGGACGCCTTCGGCTGGAGCACGCAGCCTCCTGTGACGACCGTGCCCAGCTGCCCGAGCGACGACGCCCTCCTCGCCGCCTTCCTGGGCGCGGGCAGCTTCGAGGAGCTTCGCTCCGCCGGCGCCGGAGATGGCACCGTGAGCTCGGACGCCTACCACGGCAGCCTCGACCTGCCGCCGTGCCAGAACGACTTGAGCCTCCTGCGGTGCCAGGACGGCGTCGCGCTTCCCGGTCCCGGCCATGGCGACACGCCATCCAACGTCTTTCTCGACTCGGCGGGTTGTTTCCTACCGGCCATCGCCGGCCAGCACGACGGGCTCCATGACAGGTTCGCGTTCGTCCCTGATGATCCCGCGCACGCTGCCGGCTCCAACACGGCCTTCTCCGGTTACAGCACCACcaccggaggcggcggtggcgggaaCGTCTCCTCCGGCGAGTCCAACACGTACGGTGGTGGCGGGCACGATACGGAGGTGGCGTCGCCGCCGTGCGCCGTGTCGCGGCGGGCGCAACAGATTAGTCAGGTGGCCCCACCCCCGACGAAAGGGAACAAGATGCCGGAGAAGCTCCCggcagcggcggcgacgacggtggaGGCCAGAGAACGGTGGGGCACGAACCGGGCCCCCGCGCCAACGACCAGCATCACGTTCGGGAACAGCGGCGGCCGGCGCGGGTACGAGCCTGACACGGAGGCGATAGCGCAGGTCAAGGAGATGATCTACCGCGCGGCGGCGATGCGCCCCTTGCCCAGCCTGACCGATGCCGCCGCCGGAGAGACGCCGCATGAGCCGTCGTCGTCGAAGCCCCGGCGGCGCAAGAACGTGCGGATATCGAGCGACCCGCAGACGGTGGCGGCGCGGCTGCGGCGGGAGAAGGTGAGCGAGCGGCTGCGCGCGCTGCAGAGGCTGGTGCCCGGAGGGAGCAAGATGGACACGGCGTCCATGCTCGACGAGGCGGCCAGCTACCTCAAGTTCCTCAAGTCGCAGGTCGCGGCCCTGGAAAGCCTAggcgggggcggcgccggcggTGACGACGACGGCCGGTACTCGTCGGTGCAACGGTACACAGGAAGGAATTTCAACCCTTCGTCCCGTGGCATCGGCGGCGCCGGCGGCACCGTGCTCTCCTTCGGGAGAGACGGCGTCGCTGGCTACGTGAGATCCAGTAGGAACATGAACATGCAGTTGTAA